One window of Desulfovibrio subterraneus genomic DNA carries:
- a CDS encoding flagellar hook protein FlgE, which translates to MSLTASMWTGISGLLAHGEKMNVLGNNIANVNTVGFKGSRMDFEDFINQDVNSAAGVTQVGRGVAIGAIYGDFSQGAFETTTEATDLAIGGKGFFQVKVKDEESVYYTRAGNFRFDKDGYLVDPHGYVLQGWQIQTPRPSLATSSTQVTSTSSSIKGSGVPTDIRLEGFTCEPKHTSNVTMITNLDARDGGDKASNDADPFFAMFSQWNGLDNPPIGQNSFAYQSTLRVYDEGGTAHNLTVYFDQVAADTVSGAASGKRYWEYMVTVEPGEDGRVFNGTKVSTTSSAGVLMTGTLTFDSSGQLVDQSAYTIKSNAGTDLKQLSNWAPTTYSTNGYPLFTANFSGLSNASFVTPGLSTNVTGSLMELNLGLKYTSTSAGLVNGGAGQTAATIGSNAGNLMSLGSNVERQSSATTSFAGASSTLLQSQDGYTFGFLQNVTVDRDGIMRGRYSNGIILDLYQITLYDFQSEHNLRREGGNLFSATRDSGEALPGPANNNGLGAVYSNSLEQSNVDLAKEFVQMITTQRGFQANSKVITTTDTMLNEVIGMKR; encoded by the coding sequence ATGAGTCTTACCGCATCCATGTGGACAGGAATTTCGGGCCTGCTGGCACATGGCGAGAAAATGAACGTTCTCGGCAACAACATTGCGAACGTCAACACCGTTGGGTTCAAGGGCAGTCGCATGGACTTCGAGGACTTCATCAACCAGGATGTCAACAGCGCCGCCGGTGTCACACAGGTCGGCCGTGGCGTTGCCATCGGAGCCATTTACGGCGACTTCAGCCAGGGTGCGTTTGAAACCACCACTGAAGCAACCGACCTTGCAATCGGAGGCAAGGGCTTCTTTCAGGTAAAAGTGAAAGACGAAGAAAGCGTCTATTACACCCGCGCAGGCAACTTCCGCTTCGACAAGGACGGCTATCTTGTCGACCCGCACGGCTATGTGCTGCAGGGCTGGCAGATTCAGACGCCGCGTCCCTCGCTGGCAACATCTTCCACGCAGGTGACAAGCACGTCTTCATCCATCAAGGGATCAGGTGTGCCCACCGACATCAGGCTGGAAGGCTTTACGTGTGAACCCAAGCACACTTCCAACGTCACCATGATTACCAACCTTGATGCCCGTGACGGCGGCGACAAGGCCAGCAACGATGCTGACCCGTTCTTCGCGATGTTCTCGCAGTGGAACGGTCTGGACAATCCGCCCATCGGCCAGAACAGTTTTGCCTACCAGTCCACGCTGCGCGTGTATGACGAAGGTGGCACCGCACATAACCTGACGGTCTACTTTGACCAGGTTGCAGCAGACACCGTTTCCGGTGCAGCAAGCGGCAAGCGCTACTGGGAATACATGGTAACCGTGGAACCCGGTGAAGACGGACGAGTCTTCAACGGTACCAAGGTAAGCACCACCTCATCCGCAGGTGTGCTCATGACAGGTACCCTTACCTTCGACAGCTCGGGGCAGCTTGTGGACCAGTCCGCATACACCATCAAGAGCAACGCCGGTACGGACCTGAAACAACTTTCAAACTGGGCACCCACCACGTATTCGACAAACGGCTACCCGCTGTTCACTGCGAACTTCTCAGGCCTTTCCAACGCCAGCTTCGTAACCCCCGGTCTGTCGACCAATGTTACCGGCTCGCTCATGGAACTGAACCTCGGTCTCAAATACACGAGCACTTCGGCTGGCCTCGTCAACGGCGGAGCAGGACAGACTGCGGCAACCATTGGCAGCAACGCCGGCAACCTCATGTCGCTCGGCAGCAATGTTGAACGCCAGTCTTCGGCCACCACCAGTTTTGCGGGTGCTTCATCCACCCTGCTGCAGAGTCAGGATGGGTACACCTTCGGCTTCCTCCAGAACGTTACCGTTGACCGCGACGGCATCATGCGCGGCCGCTACTCGAACGGCATCATTCTGGACCTGTACCAGATCACGCTCTACGACTTCCAGAGCGAGCACAACCTGCGCAGAGAAGGCGGCAACCTCTTCTCCGCAACCCGCGATTCGGGCGAAGCACTCCCCGGACCGGCCAACAACAACGGGCTCGGCGCGGTGTATTCGAACTCACTTGAGCAATCCAACGTGGACCTTGCCAAGGAATTCGTTCAGATGATCACCACGCAGCGAGGCTTCCAGGCTAACTCCAAGGTCATCACCACCACGGACACCATGCTGAACGAAGTCATAGGCATGAAGCGCTAA
- a CDS encoding flagellar hook assembly protein FlgD produces the protein MATAVDGSILGKAEQEFGQLQVRGKSDLGKEDFLTLLVAQLSHQDPMNPMDDKEFVSQLSEFSSLEQLTNISGGIKEMNDSTSRQEMISAVSFIGKDVRAKGYGLSKTADSTSSLYFTITEPVANGFINIYDPNMNLVRTESIGTKQTGNYEYQWDGKDYKGTEMADGVYSVAMYAEGLDGKPVLISTEVSGKVAGVQRDGTDQYLRLADGRIVKFTDVQEVVDNSSIPTTDETPSSEE, from the coding sequence ATGGCAACGGCAGTAGATGGCAGCATACTTGGCAAAGCCGAACAGGAATTCGGGCAGCTGCAGGTTCGCGGCAAGTCCGATCTGGGCAAGGAAGACTTCCTTACCCTGCTGGTTGCTCAGCTCTCCCATCAGGACCCCATGAACCCCATGGACGACAAGGAATTTGTTTCCCAGCTCTCTGAATTCTCCAGCCTTGAACAGCTCACCAATATTTCCGGCGGCATCAAGGAAATGAACGATTCCACCTCCCGCCAGGAAATGATCAGTGCGGTCAGCTTCATCGGCAAGGACGTGCGAGCCAAGGGGTACGGCCTCTCCAAGACCGCCGATAGCACCAGCTCCCTGTATTTTACCATTACCGAGCCCGTGGCCAACGGTTTCATCAACATCTACGACCCGAATATGAACCTTGTCCGCACCGAAAGCATCGGCACCAAGCAGACGGGCAACTACGAATATCAGTGGGACGGCAAGGACTACAAGGGAACCGAAATGGCAGACGGCGTGTACTCGGTCGCCATGTACGCCGAGGGGCTGGATGGAAAGCCGGTTCTCATCTCCACGGAAGTGAGCGGCAAGGTGGCAGGCGTGCAGAGAGACGGAACAGACCAGTACCTGCGCCTCGCCGACGGCCGAATAGTTAAATTTACGGACGTTCAGGAAGTTGTTGATAACTCTTCCATCCCTACCACGGATGAAACACCTTCGTCCGAGGAATAG
- a CDS encoding flagellar hook-length control protein FliK: MQFFPVLFSESSPSNGIKAQTKAAGASASSFEGILKNTASMGQSSLKTASNALSLAGSNAQADKIRNRLLGTGGKEDGINGLRDGKIDVHTYHSLKTKLSNLGVDDKTLDELETSASEGSLTWSSLLHSLAENGAFTGQETAAFKLDDATRNGASVFLQKLGFTPEESGSLLDTAQSGNLSKAWNSVLNKIASMPEGTTLDISQEELANIGKALQLDESGISRMKQLFAGQEGLTVDTKGLKALLSEISNSITAKRNAAEERVTSLHDALAPAMEEAWERSGRFNAADMRASKETAASSVLIKDSATAEANGLSTVTAGSAGNKEVTREARNAAMQEKNAESVKQTDNKNAVHPATDKQQSAESRQFGRFNDTLSDDTMQNKSRDKQKDALKSLLERLEINSAPSTNGQTVIDQNAAAANGLRTAAARTAERQVFEQVESGMLRTMQNGAKQLTLQLTPEDLGKITVILSVKNHEVNALIRPESAEAAKAINDQLHQLKTSLENQGLKVDNIEVQTGLQNQQDMSSWQGSTEHNAQQELRQKFLNQRRLHNLRADNTALAQEMHNTGETAKHSTRQGVDLIA; this comes from the coding sequence ATTTTCAGAATCATCCCCTTCAAACGGGATCAAGGCGCAGACGAAGGCAGCCGGTGCCTCCGCTTCGTCTTTTGAAGGCATTCTGAAAAATACGGCCAGCATGGGGCAAAGCTCGCTCAAGACTGCTTCCAACGCGCTTTCACTCGCCGGCAGCAATGCGCAGGCAGACAAGATCCGCAACCGCCTTCTCGGCACCGGCGGCAAGGAAGATGGCATAAACGGTCTGCGCGACGGCAAGATCGACGTGCACACCTATCACAGCCTCAAGACCAAACTCTCCAACCTCGGCGTTGACGACAAGACGCTTGATGAGCTTGAAACGTCGGCCTCTGAAGGTTCTCTCACGTGGAGCAGCCTGCTGCACTCTCTGGCCGAAAACGGTGCCTTCACCGGACAGGAAACGGCCGCTTTCAAGCTTGATGATGCCACCCGCAACGGCGCATCCGTCTTTCTGCAAAAGCTTGGCTTCACGCCTGAAGAATCCGGCAGCCTGCTGGATACCGCGCAGAGCGGCAATCTTTCCAAGGCGTGGAACAGTGTCCTCAACAAAATAGCTTCCATGCCCGAAGGAACCACCCTCGACATCAGCCAGGAAGAACTTGCCAACATAGGCAAGGCTCTCCAGCTGGACGAATCCGGCATAAGCCGCATGAAGCAGCTCTTTGCAGGGCAGGAAGGTCTTACCGTAGACACAAAGGGCCTGAAGGCTCTGCTCTCAGAAATTTCCAATAGCATTACTGCCAAGCGCAACGCGGCCGAAGAGCGTGTTACCAGCTTGCACGATGCGCTTGCTCCCGCCATGGAAGAGGCATGGGAGCGCTCCGGCAGATTCAATGCTGCCGATATGCGTGCTTCCAAGGAAACCGCGGCATCGTCGGTTCTTATCAAGGATAGTGCGACAGCCGAAGCCAACGGTTTATCAACCGTAACGGCAGGTTCTGCGGGGAACAAGGAAGTGACCCGCGAAGCACGCAATGCTGCCATGCAGGAAAAAAACGCCGAGTCCGTGAAACAAACAGACAACAAGAACGCTGTTCATCCGGCAACCGACAAGCAGCAGAGCGCAGAGTCTCGCCAGTTTGGCCGTTTCAACGACACGCTCTCAGACGACACCATGCAGAACAAGAGCAGGGACAAGCAAAAAGATGCCCTGAAGTCCCTGCTTGAGCGCCTTGAAATCAACTCTGCTCCTTCTACCAACGGGCAGACCGTGATCGACCAGAACGCCGCAGCTGCCAACGGTTTACGTACGGCTGCAGCCAGAACGGCAGAAAGACAGGTTTTCGAACAGGTTGAAAGCGGCATGCTCCGCACCATGCAGAACGGTGCAAAGCAGCTGACCCTGCAACTCACTCCTGAAGATCTCGGCAAGATCACGGTCATTCTTTCCGTCAAGAACCATGAAGTGAATGCGCTTATCAGACCCGAAAGCGCGGAAGCTGCCAAGGCGATCAATGACCAGTTGCACCAGCTCAAGACTTCTCTGGAAAACCAGGGCCTGAAGGTGGACAACATCGAGGTGCAGACCGGGCTGCAAAACCAGCAGGACATGTCTTCCTGGCAAGGCTCCACAGAGCATAACGCGCAGCAGGAACTGAGACAAAAATTCTTGAATCAGAGGCGGTTACACAACCTCAGAGCAGACAATACGGCTTTGGCCCAGGAAATGCACAATACCGGGGAAACGGCAAAACATTCCACCCGTCAGGGTGTGGATCTTATCGCATAA